The following proteins are co-located in the Desulfobacterales bacterium genome:
- a CDS encoding TIGR04283 family arsenosugar biosynthesis glycosyltransferase, with product MKTPDISIIIPVFQEEKTICETLDTLRKLNDDAAAEIIVVDGDPQKTTIRGISGHPAIKTLAAPKGRGRQMNAGADIARGEILLFLHADTRLPEGALARIRQAVKDRNIAAGAFELGIDAPGPAFRIIERMASWRSRLTRIPYGDQAIFIKHPLFRELGGYRPLSIMEDINLMQRIKESGSKIKIIRQKVHTSARRWEKEGVLACTLRNWVLSSAYYLGVPPEKLKRYYT from the coding sequence ATGAAAACGCCTGACATATCCATTATCATCCCGGTGTTTCAAGAAGAAAAGACTATTTGTGAGACGCTTGATACGCTAAGAAAGCTAAATGATGATGCCGCGGCGGAAATCATTGTGGTGGACGGTGATCCGCAAAAAACAACCATTCGGGGAATAAGCGGACACCCCGCGATAAAAACCCTTGCCGCTCCTAAGGGCCGCGGCCGCCAGATGAATGCCGGCGCAGATATTGCGCGGGGAGAAATCCTTTTATTCCTCCATGCAGACACACGACTGCCCGAAGGTGCCCTTGCGCGGATTCGCCAGGCAGTCAAAGACCGAAATATTGCCGCCGGTGCGTTCGAACTGGGAATTGATGCCCCTGGCCCCGCGTTTCGGATAATTGAACGGATGGCGTCCTGGCGCTCGCGCCTGACGCGGATACCCTATGGGGACCAGGCGATTTTTATCAAGCACCCGTTGTTCCGGGAGTTAGGCGGATACCGGCCTCTTTCAATCATGGAAGATATTAATCTGATGCAGCGGATTAAGGAATCCGGCAGCAAAATCAAAATTATTCGGCAAAAAGTTCATACATCCGCCAGGCGCTGGGAAAAAGAGGGGGTACTTGCCTGCACCCTGAGAAACTGGGTGCTGTCAAGCGCCTACTACCTGGGGGTGCCGCCGGAAAAACTCAAAAGATATTACACCTGA
- a CDS encoding TIGR04282 family arsenosugar biosynthesis glycosyltransferase, whose product MQTSKECVIVLAKAPVEGQVKTRLAADIGPKAAAGLYRAFVADLLQMLGKTDYSIHVHFTPSDAELQMKQWLGSAYEFVPQADGGLGERMAAAFKHGFSNHFSRVLLIGADFPDLPASFIHEAFNTLLINEAVLGPSHDGGYYLIGFNREGFVPGVFTDIAWGTAHVFSDTAQLFEVNNTSVHYLARWWDIDTYTDLMDFIQRQKNASGHVAAETTRFINELGLSHVNTRAPL is encoded by the coding sequence ATGCAAACTTCGAAAGAATGCGTCATTGTCCTTGCCAAAGCCCCGGTGGAAGGGCAGGTCAAGACCCGGCTGGCGGCGGATATCGGTCCCAAAGCGGCAGCCGGCCTGTACCGGGCGTTTGTTGCCGACCTTCTGCAAATGCTTGGCAAAACCGATTATTCAATTCATGTGCATTTTACGCCATCTGATGCGGAGCTTCAAATGAAACAATGGCTGGGCAGCGCCTATGAGTTTGTCCCCCAGGCGGATGGGGGCTTGGGCGAACGAATGGCGGCTGCTTTCAAGCATGGGTTTTCAAATCATTTCAGCCGGGTCCTGCTTATAGGCGCGGATTTTCCGGACCTGCCGGCCTCTTTTATCCATGAGGCATTTAATACGCTTTTAATCAATGAAGCCGTCCTCGGCCCAAGCCATGACGGCGGCTATTACCTGATTGGCTTCAACCGGGAGGGATTTGTCCCCGGGGTGTTCACGGATATTGCGTGGGGCACTGCGCATGTATTTTCCGACACCGCGCAACTATTTGAAGTCAATAACACCTCTGTTCATTATTTGGCCCGGTGGTGGGATATTGACACGTATACGGATCTAATGGATTTTATCCAGCGGCAAAAAAATGCCAGCGGCCATGTAGCAGCCGAAACCACCCGGTTCATAAATGAACTGGGGTTATCGCATGTCAATACCAGAGCCCCGCTATGA
- a CDS encoding nitroreductase family protein — protein MEFRDVVYGRRAVNFFDPDKDVPAELLREMVELAAQAPSGFNLQPWSLMVLRDKEEKLRLQQHAWNQPKVSEAPVTLIVLADTAGWKPGHPFVEKNFSELVKAGLMDEGKRGWFDGVCESIYGASEARQVAYACKNTGFFAMALMLAAKSLGLDTHPMDGFDMAKVHKEFNIPESYWIPLLLAVGYFRSDKTLIPPKWRKSYDEIVVSFE, from the coding sequence ATGGAGTTTCGGGATGTTGTCTACGGTCGGCGGGCGGTGAATTTTTTTGATCCGGACAAGGATGTGCCGGCGGAGCTTTTGCGGGAAATGGTTGAATTGGCTGCTCAGGCGCCCTCGGGCTTCAATCTGCAGCCGTGGAGCTTGATGGTGCTCCGGGATAAAGAAGAAAAGCTGCGGCTTCAGCAGCATGCATGGAACCAGCCCAAGGTCAGCGAGGCCCCTGTGACTTTGATCGTGCTGGCTGATACCGCCGGATGGAAACCGGGGCATCCGTTTGTTGAAAAAAATTTCAGCGAGCTGGTAAAGGCCGGCTTGATGGACGAAGGAAAGCGCGGATGGTTTGACGGGGTCTGTGAATCGATTTACGGCGCCTCAGAGGCCCGGCAGGTGGCCTATGCGTGCAAGAATACCGGGTTTTTTGCCATGGCCCTGATGTTGGCCGCCAAAAGTCTGGGGCTTGACACGCACCCCATGGATGGTTTTGATATGGCCAAGGTTCATAAGGAATTCAATATACCGGAAAGTTATTGGATTCCGCTGCTGCTGGCGGTGGGGTATTTCCGGTCGGACAAGACCCTGATACCGCCGAAATGGCGGAAATCCTACGATGAAATTGTGGTTTCATTCGAATAA
- a CDS encoding glutaredoxin family protein, producing MTTPDVYIYTLSTCSHCKSTKKFLNECNVEYDFVDVDLLDSEERKAILEDIKKLNPKCSFPTIKIGDQVVVGFKEKQIKEALGLS from the coding sequence ATGACGACACCGGATGTTTATATTTACACGTTAAGCACGTGCAGCCACTGCAAATCGACCAAGAAATTTCTCAATGAATGCAATGTGGAATATGACTTTGTGGATGTGGATCTGCTTGACAGCGAGGAAAGAAAGGCAATTCTTGAGGATATCAAAAAGTTAAATCCCAAGTGCTCGTTTCCGACTATCAAAATCGGCGATCAGGTTGTCGTCGGGTTCAAGGAAAAACAAATCAAGGAGGCCCTCGGCTTATCATGA
- a CDS encoding ferredoxin-thioredoxin reductase catalytic domain-containing protein, which translates to MNAEQLYEQLRKVQEPKGYYFNKDTDLVMDLLNSLLVNKERYGYMVCPCRLAAGDKEKDKDIMCPCVYREPDVKEYGSCYCGLYVSREWNAEKIPHEYVPERRPPEKFEF; encoded by the coding sequence ATGAATGCAGAACAGCTATACGAACAGTTGAGAAAAGTCCAGGAACCCAAGGGTTATTATTTTAACAAGGACACAGACCTTGTCATGGATCTGCTGAACTCGCTTTTGGTCAACAAGGAGAGATACGGATACATGGTCTGCCCCTGCCGGCTGGCCGCCGGGGATAAGGAAAAGGACAAGGACATCATGTGCCCCTGCGTCTACCGTGAACCGGATGTCAAGGAATACGGCTCCTGCTACTGCGGTTTGTATGTATCCAGGGAGTGGAACGCGGAGAAAATTCCGCATGAATATGTGCCGGAGCGGCGTCCGCCGGAAAAGTTCGAGTTTTAG
- a CDS encoding alpha/beta hydrolase encodes MKDVIPLQASIDIGDSEIGYLYYPGEGEPLVMLHATGFNPWLWHPIARALSGKYQIYCPYFCDHRETDPEQGGFSWLLLAEDLAKFLNALSLDSPYLVGHSMGGAVITLGCGKLGINARRIILIEPIFLPREFYNIEIRVDEHPLAGKSIKRRNGWEDTKEARQYLRSKPLFQNWTDEMLELYVRYGMIGSDAGGLELACHPRREAALFMGGMSYNPWPVMPHVICPVLVLEGEHTENKGIIDFQKAAAMFANGTYQLVEDAGHLIPMEKPELTLSMIRDFFAKG; translated from the coding sequence GTGAAAGATGTAATACCACTGCAGGCAAGCATTGATATCGGTGACAGCGAGATCGGCTATCTTTACTACCCGGGCGAGGGCGAGCCCCTGGTCATGCTGCATGCCACGGGCTTTAATCCCTGGCTCTGGCATCCCATAGCCCGGGCGTTGAGTGGTAAATATCAAATTTACTGCCCGTATTTCTGCGATCATCGGGAGACAGACCCGGAGCAGGGCGGATTCAGCTGGCTGCTGCTGGCCGAGGATCTGGCGAAATTTTTAAATGCGCTGAGCCTGGATTCCCCTTACCTTGTGGGCCATTCCATGGGCGGGGCGGTGATTACGCTGGGCTGCGGCAAATTGGGTATCAACGCCCGCCGCATCATTTTGATTGAGCCGATCTTTCTGCCCCGGGAGTTCTATAATATTGAGATCCGGGTGGATGAGCATCCTCTGGCCGGCAAGTCCATCAAGCGCAGAAACGGATGGGAGGATACCAAAGAGGCGAGGCAATACCTGCGATCCAAGCCGCTTTTTCAGAACTGGACCGATGAAATGCTGGAGCTCTATGTCCGGTATGGCATGATAGGCTCGGATGCGGGCGGTCTTGAGCTGGCCTGCCACCCGCGACGGGAGGCGGCGCTTTTCATGGGCGGCATGAGCTACAATCCCTGGCCGGTGATGCCGCACGTCATCTGCCCGGTGCTGGTGCTGGAGGGCGAGCATACGGAAAATAAAGGTATAATCGATTTTCAAAAGGCGGCGGCCATGTTTGCAAACGGCACCTACCAATTGGTGGAAGACGCGGGCCATTTAATCCCTATGGAAAAACCGGAGCTTACCCTGTCGATGATCCGGGATTTTTTTGCCAAAGGCTGA
- a CDS encoding protein-tyrosine phosphatase family protein, with the protein MSAFDNTKDLKVPFSGAYWVFPDSFLAGCHPCFYAAEDCAELLSRIVDHGIRHFIDLTEAEEWIPGMSVLADYSAKLTEISEVLNLEIRYSRKPIIDRSIPMRNGMVRILDLIDESIANGLPVYVHCMGGIGRTGTVVGCYLARHGYAAGHDLIARIAELRNQIDFIDLPSPESRPQVEMVVSWQKGE; encoded by the coding sequence ATGTCTGCATTTGACAACACAAAAGATCTTAAGGTGCCGTTCAGCGGCGCTTACTGGGTATTTCCCGATTCGTTTCTGGCCGGATGCCACCCCTGCTTCTATGCCGCAGAGGATTGCGCCGAGCTTCTTTCCCGAATCGTTGATCACGGCATCCGCCATTTTATAGATTTGACCGAAGCCGAAGAGTGGATTCCGGGCATGAGCGTATTGGCGGATTATTCCGCTAAGCTCACCGAAATATCCGAGGTATTAAATTTAGAGATTCGGTATTCCCGGAAGCCCATCATCGACCGGTCCATACCCATGCGAAACGGCATGGTCCGGATTCTTGATCTCATTGATGAGTCTATCGCAAACGGCCTCCCGGTCTATGTTCACTGTATGGGCGGCATCGGCAGAACGGGGACGGTGGTGGGCTGTTATCTGGCCCGGCACGGTTATGCCGCCGGCCATGATTTGATTGCCCGGATTGCGGAATTAAGGAACCAGATCGATTTTATCGACCTGCCGTCTCCGGAAAGCCGGCCGCAGGTTGAGATGGTCGTATCATGGCAAAAAGGCGAGTAA
- the cutA gene encoding divalent-cation tolerance protein CutA, protein MEAINMVYMTAGSKDEAFALGKELVANKLAACVNVIDNMQSIFEWEGEVQHDTEVVLIAKTTAARTPELIEMVQNKHSYDCPCVVCLPVSNGNPEFLEWIGESVSPA, encoded by the coding sequence ATGGAAGCGATAAACATGGTTTATATGACCGCCGGCAGCAAGGACGAAGCCTTTGCCCTGGGCAAGGAACTGGTGGCCAATAAACTGGCGGCCTGCGTAAATGTCATCGACAACATGCAGTCGATTTTTGAATGGGAGGGCGAAGTCCAGCATGATACAGAAGTCGTGCTGATCGCCAAAACCACTGCCGCCCGCACTCCGGAACTGATTGAAATGGTTCAGAACAAGCACAGCTACGACTGCCCCTGCGTGGTCTGCCTGCCGGTCAGCAACGGCAATCCGGAATTCCTGGAGTGGATCGGCGAATCGGTAAGCCCGGCATAA
- a CDS encoding FAD-dependent oxidoreductase, with the protein MSMNTLIIGAVAVGSKAACRFKRLKPDANVTLIDADEYISYGGCGIPYYISGDVSDESQLRSTSFHMVRDEKFFKEDKGVDAMPGTRALKIDRENKTVRIRKKDGTESDMPYDKLVLGTGTRPKNLNLPGQGLKNIYRVGNLHDAMQIKEMIVSGQAEKAVVIGGGFIGLEMAEALSDMWEIETSVVEYCDQIMPGFVSGNMAKMAQNRMEDNGVTFYLSESVEAIEGEEKVEAVKTNKRTLEADLVIMAVGIEPNTDLAKDAGLDVSPQGFLVVNDRLQTSDPDIYAGGDCVQIPHLITGKPGFFPLGSMANREGRVIGTNMAGGDKRFQGGVGSFVVKLFDGALAGAGITIETALKEGFDAGSVHVAQFDRAHFYPEKEIIYLELVFDKQTRRVLGIQGFGSVESGMFARVNAVATILQYNPTVDDISNLELAYSPPFASAMDIVNAVGNAAENFIEGRFKPLNPDEFTECWLDDDKNGCMFLDCRAKADAEPFEEKYPDVWKSIPHDELRRRMDEVPKDKKLILVCNTGVRSYEAQLDLASEGIEDTVSVAPGIAGLKECGMKF; encoded by the coding sequence ATGTCAATGAATACACTGATTATCGGTGCGGTTGCGGTCGGTTCCAAGGCGGCCTGCCGATTTAAGCGATTAAAACCGGATGCCAATGTCACCCTGATCGATGCGGATGAATATATTTCCTACGGGGGCTGCGGCATTCCGTATTATATTTCCGGGGATGTGAGCGATGAAAGTCAGCTGCGCTCCACCAGCTTCCACATGGTACGGGATGAAAAATTCTTTAAAGAAGACAAAGGCGTTGATGCCATGCCCGGCACCCGGGCACTTAAAATTGACCGGGAGAACAAGACGGTCCGGATCCGCAAAAAGGACGGAACCGAATCGGACATGCCCTACGACAAACTTGTTTTAGGCACCGGCACCCGTCCGAAGAATCTGAATCTTCCCGGCCAGGGCTTAAAGAACATATACCGGGTCGGCAATCTCCATGACGCCATGCAGATAAAGGAGATGATCGTCTCCGGTCAGGCGGAAAAGGCGGTGGTGATCGGCGGCGGCTTTATCGGTCTGGAAATGGCGGAAGCCCTTTCAGATATGTGGGAGATTGAAACCTCGGTGGTGGAATACTGTGATCAGATCATGCCGGGATTTGTCAGCGGCAACATGGCCAAGATGGCCCAGAACCGGATGGAAGATAACGGGGTCACCTTTTATCTGTCTGAATCCGTAGAAGCCATCGAAGGCGAGGAAAAGGTTGAAGCGGTTAAGACCAACAAGCGGACGCTTGAGGCGGATCTGGTGATTATGGCCGTTGGCATTGAGCCCAATACCGATCTGGCCAAAGATGCCGGGCTTGACGTGTCGCCCCAGGGATTTCTGGTGGTCAATGACCGGCTCCAAACCTCGGACCCGGATATTTATGCAGGCGGCGACTGCGTGCAGATTCCGCATTTAATTACCGGAAAACCCGGGTTTTTCCCGCTGGGTTCCATGGCTAACCGCGAAGGACGCGTCATCGGTACTAACATGGCCGGGGGAGACAAGCGCTTTCAGGGCGGTGTCGGCAGTTTCGTGGTCAAGCTTTTTGACGGCGCCCTGGCCGGAGCCGGAATTACCATTGAAACCGCCCTTAAAGAAGGCTTTGACGCGGGCAGCGTCCATGTGGCCCAGTTCGATCGCGCCCATTTTTATCCGGAAAAAGAAATCATATACCTTGAGCTGGTATTCGATAAGCAGACCCGTCGCGTCCTGGGCATCCAGGGATTCGGCAGCGTGGAAAGCGGCATGTTCGCCCGGGTCAATGCCGTGGCGACCATCCTTCAATACAACCCCACGGTGGACGATATCAGTAATCTGGAATTGGCGTACTCTCCGCCGTTCGCCTCAGCCATGGATATCGTCAATGCGGTGGGCAATGCGGCGGAAAACTTTATTGAGGGCCGATTCAAGCCGCTTAACCCGGATGAATTCACGGAATGCTGGCTGGATGACGACAAAAACGGCTGCATGTTCCTGGACTGCCGGGCCAAGGCCGATGCTGAACCGTTTGAGGAGAAATACCCGGATGTCTGGAAGAGCATTCCCCATGATGAACTGCGCCGGCGGATGGATGAGGTCCCTAAGGACAAGAAACTGATCCTGGTCTGCAATACCGGCGTGCGATCCTATGAAGCCCAGCTCGATCTGGCATCCGAGGGTATCGAGGATACGGTGAGTGTCGCCCCCGGCATCGCCGGCCTCAAAGAGTGCGGCATGAAATTCTGA
- a CDS encoding class I SAM-dependent methyltransferase produces MDSRRKQTFNSVYSGRGCYYGLDVRPEFSEYFQNKDLSGQTAIDLGCGEGRYALYLAKKGCRVLGVDRSRTGVEKLEKMAEAQNLPIIAQTADIAEVDPAPASTDIIVAATILDHLEGELRRRAINGIKSALKPGGILYANVFTVSDPGYKLKKRGGNDQVLFDVSETAAGIAHYFAKEELKAVFKDFSVITYHETVEPDHSHGRPHFHGWACLLAQKPGA; encoded by the coding sequence ATGGATTCCAGGCGGAAGCAGACATTCAACTCGGTTTACAGCGGCAGGGGCTGTTACTATGGCCTGGACGTGCGGCCGGAATTTTCTGAGTATTTTCAAAACAAGGACCTATCCGGACAGACAGCCATCGATCTGGGCTGCGGCGAGGGGCGTTACGCTCTTTATCTGGCAAAAAAGGGATGCCGCGTGCTGGGTGTGGACCGATCCCGCACCGGCGTTGAAAAGCTTGAAAAAATGGCTGAAGCGCAAAATCTGCCGATAATCGCGCAAACGGCGGATATCGCCGAGGTTGATCCGGCCCCGGCCTCGACCGATATTATTGTGGCCGCCACCATTCTGGACCACCTGGAGGGCGAACTGCGGCGGCGCGCCATAAACGGCATCAAATCAGCGCTTAAACCGGGAGGCATCCTTTATGCCAATGTGTTTACCGTGTCCGATCCTGGCTACAAGCTCAAAAAACGCGGCGGGAATGATCAGGTCCTCTTCGATGTAAGCGAAACCGCCGCGGGCATTGCCCATTACTTTGCCAAAGAGGAACTGAAAGCCGTTTTTAAAGATTTTTCAGTAATCACCTACCATGAAACCGTGGAGCCGGATCATTCCCACGGTCGGCCCCATTTTCACGGCTGGGCCTGCCTGCTGGCCCAGAAGCCGGGCGCCTGA
- a CDS encoding four helix bundle protein, with amino-acid sequence MTLGHEKLDIYRLSIGYVAWVYEKADSLNGVYRPARDQWLRASQSIPLNIAEGNGKTAEADRRRYFEIVRGSAFECAAIQDVLVVGKALDKMESRNRKDELDRMAAMLSRLGGRGYQVREDQEVYSIDFDPDSDFDPDFDPDSAENESQP; translated from the coding sequence ATGACCCTTGGACACGAAAAACTGGACATCTATCGCCTTTCAATAGGCTACGTTGCATGGGTTTACGAGAAGGCCGACAGCCTGAACGGAGTTTATCGGCCCGCCCGGGATCAATGGCTTCGGGCCAGCCAGTCGATACCGCTCAATATCGCCGAAGGTAATGGCAAGACCGCGGAAGCCGACCGAAGGCGTTATTTCGAAATCGTTCGTGGCTCCGCGTTTGAGTGCGCGGCGATTCAAGATGTGCTGGTTGTCGGCAAGGCGCTGGACAAGATGGAAAGCCGGAACCGCAAGGATGAACTCGACCGTATGGCCGCGATGCTCAGCCGTCTCGGCGGAAGAGGATACCAAGTTCGAGAGGATCAGGAAGTCTACAGCATCGATTTCGATCCCGATAGCGATTTCGATCCCGATTTCGATCCCGATAGCGCAGAAAACGAATCCCAACCTTAG
- the cysQ gene encoding 3'(2'),5'-bisphosphate nucleotidase CysQ, with protein MIQYLPVMMKAAVSAGIAALDVYNKDFSVIEKSDHSPLTLADTRAHEIISQALEPTDIPVLSEEGKDIAYKDRKDWERLWIVDPLDGTKEFVKRNGEFTINIALVENHMAVMGVIYVPVLSLLYFGVFGRGAYRVKIETPEAVKTDTDVDRLIETAARLEVEIDPAGTYKIVGSRSHLTPEVEAFVEEKKRIHGDVAFVSAGSSLKFCQIAEGKADIYPRLGPTMEWDTAAGQVIAETAGARIYRHDTGEPLRYNKEDLKNPWFIVSNGRDE; from the coding sequence ATGATACAATATCTGCCCGTTATGATGAAGGCTGCGGTATCAGCCGGCATTGCGGCCCTGGACGTCTATAACAAGGATTTTTCAGTGATCGAGAAATCGGATCACTCGCCGCTCACCTTGGCGGACACCCGGGCCCACGAAATTATCAGCCAGGCCCTGGAGCCAACCGATATCCCGGTTTTAAGCGAAGAAGGAAAAGACATCGCCTATAAAGACCGGAAGGACTGGGAGCGGCTCTGGATTGTTGATCCCCTGGACGGGACCAAGGAGTTTGTTAAAAGAAACGGGGAGTTTACCATCAATATCGCCCTGGTGGAAAACCATATGGCCGTAATGGGCGTTATCTATGTGCCGGTTTTATCCCTTTTGTATTTCGGCGTATTTGGCCGGGGCGCATATCGGGTGAAGATCGAGACGCCGGAAGCCGTCAAAACCGATACGGATGTGGACCGCCTGATTGAAACGGCAGCACGGCTTGAGGTGGAAATTGACCCCGCCGGGACGTATAAAATCGTCGGCAGCCGCTCGCACCTGACCCCTGAGGTGGAGGCCTTTGTGGAGGAGAAGAAGCGGATTCACGGGGATGTGGCGTTTGTCTCCGCCGGCAGCTCTCTCAAATTCTGCCAGATCGCGGAAGGCAAGGCGGATATTTATCCCCGGCTCGGGCCCACCATGGAATGGGACACCGCAGCCGGCCAGGTGATCGCGGAAACCGCCGGCGCCCGGATCTATCGTCATGATACGGGAGAGCCTTTGCGGTATAATAAGGAAGATTTGAAAAACCCATGGTTTATTGTAAGCAACGGACGCGATGAATAA
- a CDS encoding bifunctional sulfate adenylyltransferase/adenylylsulfate kinase: MSDTIYDAHGGSLVDLRVDEERAELLKEIAQDLPDVSLNDRQLCDLELLAIGGFSPLEGFMVRADYESVLDRMRLQDQTLWPMPICLDVSESIASNLEAGQSVALRDPEGFMLAVMHVEDIWPVDRKKEADRIFETRDPSHPGVAYLFSKAGDYYLGGRLEVVSLPLHFDFKQLRMPPTEVRHFFAKLGWQRVVGFQTRNPLHRPQFEMTTKAMRQARANLLLLPVVGMTRPGDFDHYTRVRCYRAVANHYPPDSHVLSLLPLAMRLSGPRDAVLDSIIARNYGCTHFIVGHDHASPGPDKNGNPFYECDRARCVATEFSEEIGVEIIPFEEMVYLPFEDEYRSVDRVPEGSQRISLNGTDIRKRIREGRRIPEWATFPEVITELQKAYPPPRRQGFTVFLTGLSGAGKSTIAKVIYSKFLEIGDRPVTLLDGDIVRRNLSSELSFSKEHRDINVLRIGFVASEITKNRGIAICAPIAPYQYTRDEIRRVIEEYGGFIEVHVSTPIEECEKRDRKGMYAKARAGLIKGFTGVDDPYETPALPEIRVDTTDMTPVEAAQEILLFLGKKGYI, translated from the coding sequence ATGAGTGATACCATTTACGATGCACACGGCGGCAGTCTGGTGGATTTGCGGGTTGATGAGGAGCGGGCCGAGCTTCTCAAGGAAATCGCCCAGGATCTGCCGGATGTTAGTTTAAACGACCGTCAGCTATGCGACCTGGAGCTGCTGGCCATCGGCGGCTTCTCTCCGCTTGAAGGATTCATGGTGCGGGCCGATTACGAGTCGGTCCTTGACCGGATGCGGCTTCAGGATCAGACCTTGTGGCCGATGCCCATCTGCCTGGATGTCAGCGAATCCATCGCCTCCAATTTGGAGGCCGGCCAATCTGTTGCCCTGCGTGATCCGGAGGGCTTTATGCTGGCTGTGATGCATGTGGAGGACATCTGGCCGGTGGATCGGAAAAAGGAAGCTGACCGAATTTTTGAAACCCGGGATCCCTCCCACCCGGGCGTTGCCTATCTGTTTAGCAAAGCCGGGGACTATTACCTGGGCGGGCGCCTGGAGGTGGTGAGTCTCCCGCTTCATTTTGATTTCAAGCAGCTCCGCATGCCGCCCACCGAGGTTCGGCATTTTTTTGCCAAGCTCGGATGGCAGCGGGTGGTGGGCTTCCAGACCCGAAACCCACTGCACCGGCCCCAGTTCGAGATGACCACCAAGGCCATGCGTCAGGCCCGGGCCAATCTGCTGCTGCTTCCGGTGGTGGGCATGACGCGGCCCGGCGATTTTGATCATTACACACGGGTGCGCTGCTACCGGGCGGTGGCCAATCATTATCCCCCGGACTCCCATGTCTTGTCTCTGCTTCCGCTCGCCATGCGGCTTTCCGGTCCGCGGGATGCGGTTTTAGACAGCATTATTGCCAGAAATTACGGGTGCACGCATTTTATTGTCGGCCATGACCATGCCAGCCCGGGGCCGGACAAAAACGGCAACCCTTTTTATGAATGTGACCGCGCCAGGTGCGTGGCCACGGAATTCAGTGAAGAAATCGGGGTGGAAATCATTCCGTTTGAAGAAATGGTCTATCTTCCCTTCGAGGACGAATACCGGTCCGTGGATCGCGTGCCCGAGGGCAGCCAGAGGATTTCCTTAAACGGCACGGATATCCGCAAAAGAATCCGGGAAGGCCGGCGGATTCCGGAATGGGCCACATTCCCGGAGGTGATCACCGAGCTGCAGAAGGCCTATCCCCCGCCGCGGCGCCAGGGGTTTACCGTGTTTTTAACCGGACTGTCCGGTGCCGGCAAATCGACCATTGCCAAAGTGATTTACTCCAAATTTTTAGAAATCGGGGATCGGCCGGTAACCCTCTTGGACGGCGATATCGTGCGCCGCAATCTCTCCAGCGAGCTCTCCTTCAGCAAAGAGCACCGGGATATAAACGTTCTGCGCATCGGGTTTGTGGCCAGCGAAATCACCAAGAACCGGGGCATCGCCATTTGCGCGCCCATCGCCCCCTACCAGTATACCCGGGATGAAATCCGGCGGGTAATCGAGGAATACGGCGGGTTCATCGAGGTGCATGTGTCCACCCCCATCGAGGAATGCGAGAAGCGGGATCGCAAAGGGATGTATGCCAAGGCCCGGGCCGGCCTGATCAAGGGATTTACCGGGGTGGATGACCCCTATGAAACCCCGGCGCTTCCGGAAATCCGGGTGGATACCACGGATATGACGCCGGTTGAGGCGGCACAGGAAATTCTGCTCTTTTTGGGAAAGAAAGGCTATATTTAG